The genomic segment ATCCGTTCAACACTCCGGGCGATCGCAAGGAGTTGCTGAGCCACTCGGGCGGATGGCCCGAACTCGTCGAGCGGGCCGTCTCGGATGTATCCGACGGCGGCCGCAGCCATGCGGAAGAGTGGGAGCGGCTGTCCGGTTTCCCACAGGACCGGGCGGCTGCCACGGAATTCCTGCGCAGCGTCGGTGTCGACCACGATGCCGGGGAACTGCTCGGCCAATGGGCAGATCTCGGCGGCTCGGCCAGTTACGAGCCGATCGTGGACCTCGCCGAGCTCCTCGGCTGCCGCGCCGACGAGATGCAGTCTCTCGCAGACGATCTCACCACGCTCGGAGTTCTCGACGAACAACACGCGCAATACCGAATCGACCCCGTGGTCGCGCGGGCACTGAGCAAACTGGCATGAGGCACGCACCCGTCACCGAGTTCTACCCGAGACTGCCCGGTCCCGCGCGCTTCATCGGCGAGATCGTCGCGGGACTGCGGCTGGGCAAGTCGGTGGTCGTCGTCTTCCCCGAGGCGATGGTCGAGGCGGGCGTCGCGGACGCGATACTCGGTGAGATCGCCGTCGAGAACGGGCGGGCCGAATACTGCGACCCGTCCGCGGAACCGTTCCCCACCCGCATCCTGACCACATTCGGCGTCGACCCGCTACATGCCCGCGCCTACGAGGAGTGGGACACGATCATCGGGTGGACGCCCTGGCACGGGTCGTGGGTACTGATTCCCGGCTGGCATCACCAGGATGTCGGCGAGATCGTGCGCCGCTGGCCGGCCCAACTGAACGCGTGCGGATTGTCGATCGAGGACCGCCCGAAACTCGTCATCGCGGTCCGGTTGGCGGATCTGCCGCGGTCGACCATCACCCATCTGGACCCGGCCGGTGTCGCGGTGCACTGGTGGTGGGGTGTGCTCGATCGCCTCGACACCGAGATCCGGCTGAGCACGATCTCCGAACAGGCCGTCGATCCGGTCGACGCCGCAGTCATCGCGGAACTCGCCGGCTGGGATCTGCCCTGTGTGGACCATCTTTTCGGCAACTGGGACCGGACCAGCGCCGGGCTGCCGGACGCGGTGCGCGACTATCGCGCCCGCGCACGGCATCAGGACCCCAAATCGGTAGTGGCGCAACGGCCACCGTCGCGCCGGGGGCTCACCGCCCCACCGGTCGAGCTCGAACGGCACTGGCGGGAAGGACTCGTCGATCGCTGGGGCCGCACCATTCGATCGGCGCCACACGCCCTCGACGATGCCGAGGTGACGAGGCGAATGTGGATGGCGCACAACCGTGTCCTCATCCCGCATGTGGACGAGGAACGTACCCGATTCGAGCGGACGATCCTGAAAAAGGCGTCGCCGCAGGCCTTGCACGGTCTGGCCCGGCGCAACGACGACATCATCGAGATCGGTTCGCTGGCCTGGCTGGTCGAAACCCGGCGGGTCGACATCGGTTCCAGGGATCGGCAACGGCTGCAGACGTTTCGGGACCTGCGCAACGATCTGGCCCACCACAAGCCGATCACGGACGACCTGCTGCGGCGAGTTCTGGACTACCTCGAGGATTGACCGGGCTCGGTCACCGGGGCGGTGCCCGGCGGCAGCGCGGTGGTCCAGCGCTGCTCGAATCGGCCGTAGCGCCAGGCGGTCAGCGCGACGACCCAGGTGAGGACGAACAGGCCGGCGATCAGGAAACCGACGGCGTTCAGGTTCAGGCCGGCGATCCAGCCCCAGGCTCCCCCGGTCCAGCCCAGTCGGCCGGCCAGCAGGCCGAGCAGTTCGATCGTGCCGATGACCAGGGCGACGACCACCGACAACGCGGTGACGGTGATGTTGTAGTAGACCTTCCGGACGGGTTTCGCGAAGGCCCAGCCGTAGGCGAAGTTCATGAAGCTGCCATCGATGGTGTCCAGCAGGCTCATACCGGCGGCGAACAGGATCGGCAGGCACAGGATCGCGTACCAGGGCAGTCCGGCGGCGGCGCTGGTCCCGGCCAGTACCAGCAGCGCGACCTCGGTGGCGGTGTCGAAGCCGAGCCCGAACAACAGCCCGACCGGGTACATCTGCCAGGGCCTGGTGATCGCGCGCAGCACCGGTGCGAGCAGGCGGTTGAACAGACCTCGTTGTGCCAGTTGGCGTTCCAGTTCGGCCTCGTCGTAGACGCCGGTGCGCATCCGCCGGAACACGCGGATCACACCCACGAGGACAACGAGATTGAGGATCGCGATCACGTACAGGAACGTGCCGGAAACGGTGGTGCCGATCAGGCCGGCGTAGCGGTGCAGGGCCGAACCGTCGTCCTCGACCGGGCCGGCCAGCGCGCGGACCCCGAGCGACAACAGCAGCGCCAGCCCGAACACGACGCTGGAATGCCCGAGGGAGAAGAAGAATCCGACCGACAGCGGTCGCTGCCCGTCGTTCATGAGTTTGCGGGTGGTGTTGTCGATCGCCGCGATGTGGTCGGCGTCGAAGGCGTGCCGCAGCCCGAGGGTGTAGGCGGTGAGCCCGACCCCGATGCCGAGGGTGCGGCCGCCGAGGTCGAAGTGCCGCGGCGCCACGAACGCGACCAGGGTGACCCAGCCCACGATGTGCAGGGCCGCGATCAGCGCGCCGAGCAGGGCCAGCCGCAGCCATTCGGCCCGGGTGAGGGACGGTCGAAAAGGATTGCGCTGCTGCGCGAGTGACGGCATGGCGAGCCCCTCTGCACGGATCCGGGTGCTTCGACGGTAAGGCCCCACGCGGTGTTGTTGCAACTCATTGGCAAGAAGAAAGGTGGCGGGCGTGTGGTCCGCGACGGCAGACTGAGGGCCATGGCACGGGCCCACCACGACGGGTACGCCGCATCGGCGGCCGAGCACCAGTTCGCGCAGCTACTGCTGCGCGGACACGGGTTGCGCTGTACCGCACCACGTCTGGCGGTGTTGTCGGCGCTCGCGTCGGCCCGCGACCGCGGGCACCTCACCGTGGCCCAGATCCGGGACGAGGTGACCGCGGCCGGCCACGACGTGGACCTGACCACCGTGTACCGCACGGTCTCCACCCTCGTCGGCGCGAGCGTGCTGCACGCCCTGGTGGTCGACGAGCGCGTCACCAGTTACGGACTCACCGACACCCCGCACCACCACGCCGTGTGCACCCGCTGCGGCGCCATCGACGAGGTTCCGGCGGCGAAGCTGAGCACCGCACTGGACGCCGCCCGCGCGGGCAGCCGATTCGCCCTGCCCGACAGCGCCGGACTGACCCTGCACGGCCTGTGCCCCGCCTGCCAGCACCACTGAGCTTCCCCGAATACGTTGCGGCACAGGGGCGGCGGACTCAGTCCCGGCGGGCCGCGTCCCGGCGCATCTCGTCGAAGGATTCGTAGACCTGTTCGGCGTGACCGAAGGCCTTCGCGGCGGCCGCGCAGATGCGGCGTTCGTAGCCGGCGAGTGCGGGGAGCAGTTCGCTGGTCCCGTCGCGCACCGAAGTCAGTGCGCGGCAGAGGAGTTCACTGTCCAGGAAGGCGAGATTCGCACCCAGGCCGCCGGGCGGGGTCGGATGGGCCGCATCGCCGAGCAGGGTGATCGGCCGGGTGGGCCAGGGGTGGACCGGATCGCCGATGCGCAGCGGGGCGATTCCGCTGTTGTGCGGATCGGCCTCCTCGAACACCGCGCGCAGATCCGGATGCCAGTCGCCGGCCAGATCGCGCAGCACCGCCAGCGCCGCCACCGGATCCTGCTCCGAACCGGCGGCGGCCGTGGCGAATTCGGCCGGGATCAGCATCACCCAGCGCAGATAACTACCGGTGTCCGGCAGCGCCACGTCCGGGGCCAGGTCGGCGGCGGCCTCGGCCGGTGGCCGCCGGAATTTCATCGTGCCCAGGAACAGTTGCCGATCCGGGGCATTGACCATGGTGCTCCAGCCGGGGACCAGCGCGGCGAACCGTTCGGTCAGCGGTGTGCGGCCGATCGCGCCGACCCGATCCATCGTCCGGATCCGGATCGACGGGACGAGCCGGCGGCGCACCGCGGAACCCATCCCGTCGGCGCCGACCACCACGTCCGCGGTCTCCTCGGTGCCGTCGGTGTAGCGCACCCGCACGCGGCCGTCCGGTAGCTCCCGGTATTCCTCGAACTGCTTGCCGAACCGCACCCGGTCGGCGAGACCGGCCAGCAGCAGATGACGCAGGACATGGCGATCGAACATGGTGCCCTCGTCCTGCGGCGGCACCTCCCCCAGCAGCCGCAGCCGGGTGTCGACCATCCGGCCCATACCGGTCACGTCGCCGCCGATCGCCGCCAGCAGCGGCAGCAGCCGGTCGGGCAGGCAGCCGCGCACCGCCGGCATGGCATGACCGCCGATCCCGACCCGATAGCCCTGGAATCGCGACTCCATCGCGGAGTCGCGCTCGCGCACGCCGACCTCGATCCCGGCGCGAATCAACCGGCGGGCCAGGGAAAGACCGCCGAGTCCGGCACCGATCACCACTACTTTCACGACTACCTCCGCAATGTGAACTTAGTTCACGTGAACTAAGTTCACCATAGGGCCGCGGTGGCGGTCTGGCAAGCTGTGCCGGGTGTCCCGTCGCGACGAAGTGCTGCAAGCCGCCCTCGACCTCCTGGACGAGGTGGGGCTGGACGCGCTGACCGTCCGCCGGCTGGCCGAGCGACTGGCCGTGCAGCCCAGTGCCCTGTACCGCCATTTCCACAGCAAGCAGGCGTTGCTCGACGCGATGGTGGCCAGTGTGCTCACCGCCGGACCCGAGCCGGCGCCGGTGGACGCGGACTGGGATCGGGTGCTGCATCGGACGGCCGTCCGCACCCGGGCCGCGATGCTGACCCACCGCGACGGCGCCCGGTTGCTGATCACGCACCTGATCCCGGAGGCCGGGACCGGAAACGGCCCGGCGCAACAGAGTTGGGCGAACATCTTGACCGTGCTGCCGGCCGGCACCTCGGCGGATACCGCGATGATCGTGGTGGACACCCTGTTCGCCTACGTCAACGGATTCACCATGGAAGAGCAAGCGCGGGACGGATTCCCGCAGCCACCCGCGCGACGGGCCTGGCGGGACGAGAGATTCCGCGCCGGGCTGGATCTGATCATCGCCGGCATCGAGACCACGTTGCGCGCGGCCGGTCAGCGGCCGCGCGACTGATCCCCGAGATCAGTTCCGGGCCGGTTCCGGCGGGTGACGGTCGAACCACGGTCGGGCGGTTTCGATTTCGGCGGCGAGTTGCAGCAACAGATATTCGCTGCCGAGCGGGCCGACGAATTGGACGCCCAGCGGGAGGCCGCCGGGTGTCCAGTAGGTGGGGACGTTCATGGCGGGGCGGCCGGTGATGTTGGCCAGCTGGGTGAAGGGCACCGCCGCGAGGTTGGCGGTGACCAGACCGCGGTAATAGGCGGTGCGCGCGATGATCCGGCCCGCCCCGGCCCGCAGCAGCGGGGGCAGCACGGTGCGCGCGGGCGCCGGGGTGCGGTTGCGGCCGATGTGCAGCGGCGGTTCGGCCAGTGTCGGGGTCAGCAGCAGATCGTGGGTGTTGTGGAAGTCGGCCAGCGCGCGGGTGTAGTCGTTCCAGCGCGCGTGCGCCTGCATCAGCGCGGGCGCCGCGACCGCGCGGCCCACCGCCGCCAGGACCTGGGTGTCGACATCGAAATCCGTTGGCGACGAATGTGTCACGCGACAGGCCTGCGCGAGCCGCGCGGCCGACTGGGCGGTCCACACGGTCATGAAATCCACGGCCATCCGGCGGCCGTCGATGCCCGGGTCGGCGGATTCCACGGTGTGGCCCAGTGATTCGAGCAGGGTGGCGGCATCGGTCACGGCCCGCACCGCGTCGGCGGAAACCTCGGTGCCCAACGGTGATCGCGCGGTGAAGCCGATGCGCAGCCGGCGCGGCGGCTCGGTGACGGCATCGCGGTACGGCCGGTCCGGTCGCGAAACCCGGTACGGCGCACCGGGATCCGGCACG from the Nocardia sp. BMG111209 genome contains:
- a CDS encoding HoxN/HupN/NixA family nickel/cobalt transporter, coding for MPSLAQQRNPFRPSLTRAEWLRLALLGALIAALHIVGWVTLVAFVAPRHFDLGGRTLGIGVGLTAYTLGLRHAFDADHIAAIDNTTRKLMNDGQRPLSVGFFFSLGHSSVVFGLALLLSLGVRALAGPVEDDGSALHRYAGLIGTTVSGTFLYVIAILNLVVLVGVIRVFRRMRTGVYDEAELERQLAQRGLFNRLLAPVLRAITRPWQMYPVGLLFGLGFDTATEVALLVLAGTSAAAGLPWYAILCLPILFAAGMSLLDTIDGSFMNFAYGWAFAKPVRKVYYNITVTALSVVVALVIGTIELLGLLAGRLGWTGGAWGWIAGLNLNAVGFLIAGLFVLTWVVALTAWRYGRFEQRWTTALPPGTAPVTEPGQSSR
- a CDS encoding Fur family transcriptional regulator; protein product: MARAHHDGYAASAAEHQFAQLLLRGHGLRCTAPRLAVLSALASARDRGHLTVAQIRDEVTAAGHDVDLTTVYRTVSTLVGASVLHALVVDERVTSYGLTDTPHHHAVCTRCGAIDEVPAAKLSTALDAARAGSRFALPDSAGLTLHGLCPACQHH
- a CDS encoding NAD(P)/FAD-dependent oxidoreductase, with translation MKVVVIGAGLGGLSLARRLIRAGIEVGVRERDSAMESRFQGYRVGIGGHAMPAVRGCLPDRLLPLLAAIGGDVTGMGRMVDTRLRLLGEVPPQDEGTMFDRHVLRHLLLAGLADRVRFGKQFEEYRELPDGRVRVRYTDGTEETADVVVGADGMGSAVRRRLVPSIRIRTMDRVGAIGRTPLTERFAALVPGWSTMVNAPDRQLFLGTMKFRRPPAEAAADLAPDVALPDTGSYLRWVMLIPAEFATAAAGSEQDPVAALAVLRDLAGDWHPDLRAVFEEADPHNSGIAPLRIGDPVHPWPTRPITLLGDAAHPTPPGGLGANLAFLDSELLCRALTSVRDGTSELLPALAGYERRICAAAAKAFGHAEQVYESFDEMRRDAARRD
- a CDS encoding TetR family transcriptional regulator: MSRRDEVLQAALDLLDEVGLDALTVRRLAERLAVQPSALYRHFHSKQALLDAMVASVLTAGPEPAPVDADWDRVLHRTAVRTRAAMLTHRDGARLLITHLIPEAGTGNGPAQQSWANILTVLPAGTSADTAMIVVDTLFAYVNGFTMEEQARDGFPQPPARRAWRDERFRAGLDLIIAGIETTLRAAGQRPRD
- a CDS encoding amidase, translating into MRFDEYRGYDAVGLADLVTRGEVHPAELFRLAADRCAEVDPAINATSLLMEQNGKELAEREPAGPFGGVPFLIKDLNQDYAGYPTSAGTGPLRSIRAAANSTVVQRWLDAGLVIFGKTTTPEFGSKAITETRTFGATRNPWDPTRTPGGSSGGSAAAVAAGIVPMAGASDGGGSIRIPAACTGLFGLKPGRGLVTSGPLVGDPLFGAASEGVLSRSVRDTAAMLDILSVPDPGAPYRVSRPDRPYRDAVTEPPRRLRIGFTARSPLGTEVSADAVRAVTDAATLLESLGHTVESADPGIDGRRMAVDFMTVWTAQSAARLAQACRVTHSSPTDFDVDTQVLAAVGRAVAAPALMQAHARWNDYTRALADFHNTHDLLLTPTLAEPPLHIGRNRTPAPARTVLPPLLRAGAGRIIARTAYYRGLVTANLAAVPFTQLANITGRPAMNVPTYWTPGGLPLGVQFVGPLGSEYLLLQLAAEIETARPWFDRHPPEPARN